One Bradyrhizobium sp. ISRA464 genomic window carries:
- a CDS encoding glycosyltransferase, which translates to MPSGRNDGGRCTLEFVFSDNHSSDLTWTKLSQLASKDSRVRAIRFSKNVGFQRSILAKYLHVRGEAVMQIDADLPDPPELLADFLDLWRSGHRVV; encoded by the coding sequence TTGCCGTCTGGGAGAAACGATGGCGGGCGCTGCACACTTGAATTCGTGTTCAGCGATAACCATTCGAGTGATCTGACCTGGACGAAGCTCTCGCAGTTGGCGAGCAAGGACTCCCGCGTAAGGGCCATTCGCTTCAGCAAGAACGTCGGGTTTCAGCGGTCGATTCTCGCCAAGTATCTGCATGTGCGCGGCGAAGCCGTGATGCAGATCGATGCCGACCTCCCGGATCCGCCCGAACTTCTTGCTGATTTCCTTGACTTGTGGCGATCGGGCCACCGGGTTGTTTAA
- a CDS encoding NAD-dependent epimerase/dehydratase family protein: protein MYPSAFRDSFSTPGRNEGHTVALATARAGNVIGGGDWAQDRLIPDILRALSVGEVAKIGSPTAVRPWQHVLEPLSGYLALAERLFTDGLAFADASWADQSDNLYVASKVRLGDFIEDFSARWGRVIHIRMHTLYGGGPPSGHIFLGQMRDAIARKAQFEISHGTQLREYHHVADDVSAIIHLLQSDINGAFDLNHGQPIRLCDCHSYLCSLRLP, encoded by the coding sequence TTGTATCCCTCGGCCTTCCGCGATTCCTTTTCCACCCCGGGGCGCAATGAGGGCCACACGGTAGCGCTGGCCACAGCCCGTGCCGGCAACGTCATCGGTGGTGGCGACTGGGCCCAGGATCGCTTGATCCCCGACATCCTGCGCGCCCTTTCAGTGGGGGAAGTGGCAAAAATCGGCTCGCCGACCGCTGTTCGTCCGTGGCAACATGTGCTCGAACCCCTTTCCGGATATCTTGCGTTAGCTGAGCGCCTGTTCACCGACGGTTTGGCCTTTGCTGATGCTTCCTGGGCGGACCAGTCCGACAATCTCTATGTGGCCAGCAAGGTTCGATTAGGGGATTTTATCGAGGACTTTTCCGCCAGATGGGGAAGAGTCATCCACATCCGGATGCATACCCTATATGGCGGAGGTCCACCTAGCGGTCACATTTTCCTCGGACAGATGCGCGACGCCATTGCGCGCAAGGCGCAATTTGAGATATCTCACGGAACGCAATTGCGCGAGTATCATCACGTCGCCGACGACGTAAGCGCAATCATCCACTTGCTGCAGTCGGATATCAACGGCGCGTTTGATCTCAACCACGGACAGCCAATCCGCCTCTGCGATTGCCACTCATATCTTTGCAGCCTTCGGCTGCCTTGA
- a CDS encoding GDP-mannose 4,6-dehydratase: MTNYDHLLGTLRRAVLDIVIHMAAQPLVRYSYANPNETYRTNVMGTVHLLQAVRQVNPVRAVLNITSDKCYENREWIWGYRENDRLGGRDPYSNSKACAELVSLGLPRFLFHPGAQ; the protein is encoded by the coding sequence GTGACCAACTACGACCATTTGCTTGGCACGCTTCGTCGCGCTGTGCTCGATATCGTTATCCACATGGCCGCACAACCACTGGTGCGCTATTCCTATGCCAATCCAAATGAGACGTATCGCACCAATGTCATGGGAACGGTGCACTTGTTGCAGGCTGTTCGGCAGGTAAACCCGGTCCGCGCCGTGCTCAACATCACCTCTGACAAGTGCTACGAGAACCGTGAATGGATCTGGGGCTATCGTGAAAACGATCGGCTCGGCGGACGTGATCCTTATAGCAACAGTAAGGCCTGTGCCGAGCTTGTATCCCTCGGCCTTCCGCGATTCCTTTTCCACCCCGGGGCGCAATGA